From one Chryseobacterium sp. 3008163 genomic stretch:
- a CDS encoding DUF695 domain-containing protein has protein sequence MSSQLRKINVGFYFLAGMSDDETVELIITAEGEIKNIVFAEEIIAAAPKLNQWKFTALKPEMNLDSGIRMEGLEFNTENIHFYANEIEGYPDEIDITFVYDHLNADNKDSAVTGVCIFLDNFLGELNFATQIDTFNVIGKDEVKNELIPITKLKDYLQWREREFTEKYKNVKDFSEEDAYTVLEAVLNNGLPLIATINTTSLKYDAKASYPWISVLKIHYNGEENNGLPENEDYEKLNTIEETAFQNLKNEEGNLYIGRESADGVREIYFASKDFRSVSKILQKIIKDNPEYKMSLEIYKDKYWQSFERYNIN, from the coding sequence ATGTCATCTCAACTACGCAAGATCAATGTAGGTTTTTACTTTCTTGCAGGGATGAGCGACGATGAAACCGTAGAATTGATTATTACTGCAGAAGGTGAAATTAAAAATATCGTTTTTGCCGAAGAAATTATTGCTGCCGCTCCGAAGTTAAATCAATGGAAGTTTACGGCACTAAAACCGGAGATGAATTTAGACAGCGGCATTCGTATGGAAGGTCTTGAATTCAATACAGAAAACATTCACTTTTACGCAAATGAAATCGAAGGTTATCCAGACGAGATTGACATCACATTCGTTTATGATCATTTGAACGCCGATAATAAAGATTCTGCAGTAACAGGAGTCTGCATCTTTTTGGATAATTTTTTAGGTGAATTAAATTTTGCAACGCAGATCGATACTTTTAACGTCATTGGAAAAGATGAAGTCAAAAATGAACTCATCCCAATCACGAAACTGAAAGATTACTTGCAGTGGCGAGAAAGAGAATTTACGGAAAAATATAAAAACGTAAAAGATTTCAGTGAAGAAGATGCTTACACTGTTCTCGAAGCAGTCTTAAATAACGGATTGCCATTGATTGCTACAATTAATACAACTTCATTAAAATATGATGCTAAAGCTTCGTATCCATGGATTTCAGTTTTAAAAATTCACTACAATGGAGAAGAAAATAACGGGCTTCCAGAAAACGAAGACTACGAGAAATTAAATACCATAGAAGAAACGGCTTTTCAGAATCTGAAAAATGAGGAAGGAAATCTTTACATTGGAAGAGAAAGTGCAGATGGGGTAAGAGAAATTTATTTTGCAAGTAAAGATTTCAGGTCTGTTTCAAAGATTCTCCAAAAAATTATCAAAGACAACCCCGAATATAAAATGTCACTCGAAATTTATAAAGACAAATACTGGCAAAGTTTCGAACGCTATAATATCAATTAA